One Euphorbia lathyris chromosome 1, ddEupLath1.1, whole genome shotgun sequence DNA segment encodes these proteins:
- the LOC136202513 gene encoding uncharacterized protein — protein sequence MSAQPIPSSLLGDGLHYATPILSSTKTSEVEVVRCALRMMQGLSSSLFYWDQIGNSFRVAKYGVYVTHLSYTSLSNLLNQFLYAATCLQIVHIYVNRLKLEYGMPTLRAFASSVSQWLERLRDIALKEELKICNSNPTLLGLSSSLSSLCSGAECLLQIVHGAIPKVYFERTSHIPASEIAAHILDHLYRKLDEVCLVQDGEEEAYLMVLHILVGSLLPCIECLDSWLFKGTLDDPFEEMFFYANRGISVDESDFWEKSYQMRQIQSRKYDAEHVISVNPFANNRKEMKENDYVPLSISEKGKEQSNKDLQACPFFIKNISKSIISAGKSLQLICHVPISSLVVSGKSIDDFVGSEDTIDLNGWKHRTEGLSLSEIFCLSVAGLIGHGDHISKYILQEDPCKSEVGTLASEIIGKVVRRSNDENLPACLETICKKDLIDKASRYKMANRIGFSGINEAYMSSDEELPLQSSFCSENPVLTMCQSLLDKHKDSWKILNVSKSLHLPSLNDGVLREALLGHGNRLNSAVKGTDYAFGFQFGESEVIRSQDDKRMLEILFPFPTILPSFQDDISMSELMPLQKNSTLASRFLSWIQNIDPRKMPLPLVIVQECLSVYIKKQVDCIGQLVLSKLMKDWRLMDELAILRAIYLLGSGDLLQHFLTIIFSKLDKGEIWDDDFELNLILQESIRNSADSMLLSTPDSLFVSISKNHGFDGDEQPSTPTHASISHNSRPHSSLDSLKFTYKVTWPLELIANTEAINKYNQVMRFLLKVKRAKFVLDKVRRWMWKGRGTARSIHKHHCLVEQKLLHFVDAFHQYVMDRVYHSAWHELCEGMAKAGSLDEVIEVHEAYLLSIQRQCFIVPDKLCGLIASRINKILELALDFYPTQQTLINGGANSATKARCEMKVDKIEKEFDDCIAFLLRILSFKLNVRHFPHLADLVTRINYNYYYMSDTGNLMTATASEIITSRLGKGFGARKE from the exons ATGTCTGCTCAACCAATTCCTTCTTCGCTTCTTGGCGATGGCCTGCATTATGCGACGCCAATTTTATCCTCGACGAAAACCAGTGAAGTGGAGGTTGTACGATGTGCATTGCGGATGATGCAGGGCCTGTCTAGTTCTCTTTTCTATTGGGACCAAATTGGGAACAGTTTTCGGGTTGCCAAATACGGGGTTTATGTGACTCATCTTTCATATACAAGCCTTTCTAATCTTCTCAATCAGTTCTTGTATGCTGCTACTTGCTTACAGATCGTTCACATTTATGTCAATAGATTGAAATTGGAGTATGGTATGCCTACTTTAAGggcttttgcttcttctgttTCTCAATGGCTTGAG AGGTTGAGAGATATTGCTTTAAAGGAAGAACTGAAAATCTGCAATTCCAATCCCACCCTTTTGGGATTGTCAAGCTCTTTATCCAG TCTTTGTTCAGGAGCTGAATGCTTGTTACAAATAGTGCATGGAGCCATTCCCAAAGTGTATTTTGAGCGTACTTCACACATTCCAGCATCTGAAATTGCTGCTCACATCCTCGACCATCTTTACAGGAAACTGGATGAAGTTTGTCTTGTCCAAGATGGTGAG GAGGAAGCATATTTAATGGTTCTTCATATTCTTGTTGGAAGCTTATTACCGTGCATCGAGTGTCTTGATTCCTGGCTTTTCAAAGGCACCCTTGATGATCCTTTTGAGGAG ATGTTCTTTTATGCTAATAGAGGAATCTCAGTTGACGAGTCAGACTTTTGGGAGAAGAGCTATCAAATGAGACAAATACAAAGTCGAAAATACGATGCTGAGCATGTAATATCTGTCAATCCCTTTGCAAATAACaggaaagaaatgaaagaaaatgaTTATGTTCCTCTGTCCATTTCTGAGAAGGGAAAGGAGCAGAGCAACAAGGATCTTCAAGCATGCCCCTTTTTTATTAAGAACATTTCAAAGTCCATTATCTCTGCAGGGAAGTCATTACAGCTGATATGCCATGTTCCTATATCATCCTTGGTGGTATCTGGCAAAAGTATTGATGATTTTGTAGGATCAGAGGATACTATTGATTTAAATGGATGGAAACACAGAACAGAAGGGTTAAGCTTGTCTGAGATTTTCTGCTTATCTGTAGCAGGTCTCATAGGCCATGGTGATCACATTTCTAAATATATTTTACAAGAAGATCCATGCAAATCTGAGGTTGGTACTTTGGCTTCTGAGATAATTGGGAAAGTGGTGCGGAGATCAAACGATGAAAACCTGCCAGCATGCTTAGAGACTATTTGTAAAAAGGACTTGATTGATAAAGCATCACGCTATAAAATGGCCAATAGAATTGGGTTTTCTGGAATTAATGAAGCTTATATGAGTTCGGATGAAGAATTGCCCCTTCAAAGTTCATTCTGTTCTGAAAATCCAGTACTTACTATGTGTCAAAGTTTACTTGATAAGCACAAAGATTCCTGGAAAATTTTGAACGTGTCTAAGAGTTTGCATCTACCATCTTTAAATGATGGGGTCTTACGAGAAGCTTTACTCGGCCATGGGAACAGGCTAAATTCTGCTGTTAAAGGGACCGATTATGCTTTTGGTTTTCAGTTTGGTGAATCTGAGGTTATTCGTTCACAGGATGACAAAAGGATGTTAGAAATTTTGTTTCCTTTTCCAACTATTCTTCCTTCTTTTCAG GATGACATCTCTATGTCGGAGCTCATGCCTCTTCAGAAGAATAGCACCCTTGCATCAAGATTTCTTAGCTGGATTCAAAATATTGATCCAAGAAAGATGCCACTTCCATTGGTTATTGTGCAGGAATGCCTAAGTGTCTACATCAAGAAGCAG GTGGATTGTATTGGCCAACTTGTATTGTCCAAGTTGATGAAAGATTGGAGATTGATGGATGAGCTTGCAATTTTACGTGCCATATACTTGTTAGGCTCAG GCGACCTTCTGCAGCACTTTTTGACCATTATTTTCAGTAAGCTGGACAAGGGAGAAATATGGGATGATGACTTTGAGCTAAACTTGATTCTACAG GAATCCATTAGGAACTCTGCTGATAGTATGCTTCTAAGCACTCCAGATTCTTTGTTTGTCTCCATCTCCAAGAATCATGGTTTTGATGGTGATGAGCAGCCTAGCACACCAACCCATGCCTCAATATCCCATAACAGTCGTCCACACAGCTCTCTTGATTCTCTGAAATTCACGTACAAG GTCACTTGGCCGCTTGAACTTATTGCTAATACAGAGGCGATTAACAAGTATAACCAG GTGATGAGGTTTTTGTTGAAGGTCAAGCGTGCCAAATTTGTACTTGATAAAGTTCGGAGGTGGATGTGGAAG GGTAGAGGAACCGCGAGAAGTATCCACAAGCATCACTGTTTAGTAGAGCAGAAACTCCTCCATTTTGTGGATGCATTCCACCAGTATGTGATGGACAGG GTATATCACAGCGCATGGCACGAACTTTGTGAAGGTATGGCAAAAGCAGGATCTCTAGATGAGGTCATTGAAGTGCATGAAGCCTATTTATTATCAATTCAGAGGCAATGCTTTATCGTTCCAGATAAGCTG TGTGGCTTGATTGCAAGTCGAATCAACAAGATCCTCGAATTAGCACTGGACTTCTACCCCACCCAGCAAACGTTAATTAATGGCGGAGCAAATTCTGCAACAAAGGCCCGATGTGAAATGAAAGTGGATAAGATTGAGAAAGAGTTCGATGATTGCATAGCTTTTCTCCTCAGA ATATTATCTTTCAAACTAAACGTGAGGCACTTCCCTCATTTGGCTGATCTGGTGACCAGAATTAATTATAACTACTACTACATGTCTGATACTGGCAACTTGATGACTGCAACTGCCTCTGAAATTATTACTTCAAGGCTGGGGAAAGGTTTTGGAGCTAGAAAGGAATAA